The genomic stretch CATAAGGATAGGCACGCTTTCCCCCCCACGTTTTAACAACTGTGGCAATATAGCTGTAACAACTCcttcattcattaattcattacCCAGCTACATAGAGTCCCTCGTCTTCCTCTTTCTTAGTCCAAGATAAATACAATTTAGTCAAGAATTCAGTAAGATCAGTCTTTCTTTTTTCCACCACCTCGTCTACTGTTTTTAGGCCCACCTTGCCTTCCCAAAACACCCTGCACCACCTTTATTCTCCTTTCTTGTACAGTAGGCAAGTCAAGACAGAGTGGTAGTAAATCCACACCAAGAGCAGCGCAAGGAGCTTTCAGAGGAGACCAGATACATGGAATCCAAGTGAGATGGACTGAAGGATGGTAGTTTATTCCCACACTCAGGAGGTGAGCATGGTGACTGGCTGTCAGAGGTTTTCAGTTTCCTCAATGTAAGAATCCTACAAGTTGGACCCCGCAGCAGCTTCGTGCTCAGCAGCGAGGTGGAGTAGGAGGTGCTTGCACGCCCTCGTTGCCATGGGaggcacagagagaaagaggggagagtagaCTTGCACCGTTCCTCCTCGTCAGCCGAGGGGTGTTTTGAGCCTGTTGGGACGTCGTTTCACCTTCCCCAGCCTCCATATGCCGGTAATTCCGATTTGGAGCtcgttttttttttacttcttaCTTCTTCACACAAGTGCTTCTGACTGCAGGCCCTTCAGTGTGGAGGGTTCATGGTGCCGTGGCCCCTCTGCTGCTTCTGCTTCTGCTGCATGAGGAGCTGCTCCAGGGCCGACGGCCCCGGCTGCATCATGGAGCTGGACCAAATGGACTGGGGAgcacagagatagatagaagaATACTGTATCTCAATGCACCTGATGATCCATCATCCTAGTCAACTAGTCTAGTGTAACTAACAGTAGCTAAACCTTACACATCTAAACTAGTATCAAGTAGTTCCAATACTATTGTAATATTAGTGGCAATCAAAGTTACATTGCATGCAATTCTGTTTGTGTGTATCGTAtcgcgtggtaccttcaggctgtCAAGGAGCACAGTGGAGGAGTCTTCCATGGGCGACTCCTGGGCCGCCCAGGAGCTGCTAGGGGCATTCCCCTGGTGCCAGCTGTTCTCAGGGGCTCGATGATCTGAAGAGGATGACACAGCAGGCAGGTAGTCCAAACCAAACCCACTCACAGCTCCTGGACAAAAACAGAAGTTTTCATTATATAAAACACCATGATTTAGCAATAACTTCACAAAATGTCTAGAAAAGTCGTTATacgaaaatgaaaataaatcaataCTAACATTAATATGACATTCAAATAATTCAGTGGGTATAAGTGGTAGAGGGGCGGGTTAGAATTTATATATTTAGATTTAAGAGGTTGACTAACCCGTCTTTTCCACCTTCCAGCGGTCGACCATCCTCCTGTCTCGGCTGTCGGGTGTTCCTATGGGGCCGAAGTTAGAGAAGGGGATAGAGCCGTGGTTGTGTGTGGGTGGAGAAGAGGGTAAACTGCTTGGGTTGGAAGAGTGGGGGGACTGGCTTGCTGGTGTAGAGTGGTCTGTTATGGAAATGGAGAAATATAATTATGTAATTATAATGAAATAAATATAATGTCCTAATTTCTAACTGAGAATGTCTGCCTTTATTAAATGGTTTTCATTGTGATTATATTGAAATATCAACCCTTTCAGATGCTAAGCGTGTTATTTAACATTAACAGGGGAGCTGTTGTGATGTTTATGGTCAGTTTGGTGTGAAAAacggggaagaggagaggaggcaggtaCCTGAGCTGGCGGGAAGGGACGGGGACCATGGAGTTCCTTCAAACAGGGAGTACAGAGAAGGTTCCTGGTGCAGCATGGGAGCATCAGGCTTTGGGGTTGGCAGCCATGTTTTTCCCATACGCCTGGCTGAAAATGCTGTTGTTTTGATAGGAACTctcctaaaaatatatataccaaGAAAACACAGCTTTATGACTGACATATTATCAAATGTCAGTCATACCCCTTTGGTTTACAACATTAAACATGGCATATAAAACGCAACTGGGATTTATGAGCAAACATCATTATAGACGCTCTGTGAGTCTGCAGCAACAAAGGGCTCACAGAGTAGCCTTAATCAAACCACTGCCTGTGAGATGCAGTCTACATTCCTTCCCGCACACAGCAGTCAAAACAAGTCTGGCGGCAGGCCTTTGAAGAGTGGATTTTTCCATGCATAAATACTGACCTGAATTGGGAACCCAGATAAGTGCATGAGAGAAGACGACTGGCCCATCACTTCAGGACCACTCTCCATTCTGGACTGATTTGTCAACTACAGGAAAAGGTTGGGGAAAACGGTATCAGATAGAAAGTTGTGTTTAGTAATCGCCTTCTGATAAATGTCATATTTATTCCATCTGCACATTTTCCCTAGTCGACGCTGCAGGTGTTTGTATGTTTGCTATGAATACTGATAGGGATGGAATTTACGCAATATGTTGGAAAATGTATAATTTAATCCCAGTTACAGTATATGTTCAACCTGATCATGTGCAAACTGTCTGTTTCTCTTATAGTGTACAATGTAGGCATAGCCTACAACATGCAACATACACAACGTTTAGCCTCATCTTCCAAAAGCACAATGACTGTTCTGACAGGTCGAAATATTGGGTTGACTTCTGTTAACATAGAATAAGGAACAACACCAACCAATTCTATCAACAATAGCCTGGAAAACATATTTACATATACTGCCCTCTTATTCAAAGTATGAGCCTTACAGTATTTTAATGAGCCATATCTCCCTACCACTCATGTATTCTACACACATCACAGACTATGTGAAGGTGaacctgggcctgtattcataaagtgtctcagagtaggagggctgatctaggatcaggtccacccctgtccatgtaatcttactcattatgatctaaaaaggTCAAACTGATCAGCACACTTTCTGAATACGGGACCTGATGTTTAACATGCTGTTAAGCCAGGAGGATTAAGTTAAGCAAAGTAGACTACATACAAATATGTTTCGTCCTGGAGCAGTGCTAAGAGGACTCGCCAAGGCCTGGTAGAAACCATGAGGCTTAGTAAAGAGcagctcttcctcctcctcaaaaTTTGATAGACTTTTTAAAAGGTCTGGAGGCAGAAGAGGGGAGCTCTTGTTGTCCTAGTGAGAGAATGAAGCAAAAAGGAggggagaaaaaaagaaaagaaaacaaagGTAAGCCAGTAAGAAATAGGTTGGCAAAGGGATACGTTTTTCAAAGATAAAGCCCGTAAAGGTAGTAAAGAGAAGCCCGTAAAGGTAGTAAAGAGAAGCCCGTAAAGGTAGTAAAGAGAAGCCCGTAAAGGTAGTAAAAAGATAGGCCTAGTTTCCCAAAGATATAGAAGACTTTAAACCAAGCCCTGTCCTCACGCTAGGTTACCAAAGGCATGGTTATGCCACATAAGCCCATACATTCCAGTTGGAGTTGTTACAAGCATAAAAATATTTGACACTAATATAACAGAGGCTGGTGACTGATCTTTCAACCATATATTATTTCAACATTCAAATTCCTTCCTATACAAGTCGATCACCTTGATAATTAGGAAATGAGGCCAAAACAGAAGGTGGGAGGAACCTCCTCTAGTGCCAAGTCAATGTGATGGCAGAGCATTATGTAATGCATAACATAAGAACAACATGGCTCCCCATTGGCTACTCTATCAAACAACAAGTTTGCTCAGTCCAATAACAGATCTTATAATCCTACATTGTTGACTTCATCTATCATGGGGTCCAGTAAGGAATGGTAGAGCCTTGGACTTACAGCTGGACTTTCCAAAGCCTACATACGTTAGTCCAACAGTCCACAAAAAGATAGACTGACAGTATCTGCCACAAACCCCAGGACTTCAAACATAATTTTTATATGTTTCTCTGAGGGAGGGAGTCACAGACCCAATGGACTCCCATCCAATAGGTTTGCTTACATTTAGAGTCAAGATACCTACAGAAACATTCCAATAACATGTGACAATTAAATACCATACATATCCAATTGCAAATGCACTAAAGAAGTGTTAGGAAGAACAAGagggaaaaataaagaaatagaAAATAAAGAGCATAAAAAGAACCCCATCTATCTACAGCCCCAGCCATCTACAACCCAGCTCTTCTCCTTAAACTCTCTATTCCCTCATTCACAGTTCTAGGTCTAGGTGGTTGAGGACATAGACAATATATCAGCCTAGTATATCATCTAtctagtgttctatatctatggttgaGGAGTTCAACAACACTCACCTCAAAGGGAGGTCCTCTGGGTGAGTTGTCCTGGTCTGGGTGGAAGACCCCTGGGGGCGGCCTTATGCCCATCCTCTCCCCCACCATCTGTCTGTTATCCCCCATGCGGTAGGGAGGCTCCCAGTAAAAATCCTGCATTTTCACATCCGGGTACTTCATCTTCTTGTCCAAGCTGTTCTGCTGCTGTGGTGGCTGCATGGGCATCTGCCCAGCCGTTTGCATGGGGTGTTGCTCGAAGAGCTTCAGGGGGTCCTGGGGTGGCATGCCGTAGTAGGGCTGCTTGACGGGCACCTGCATGGCCTGCATCTTCTGCATGGTGGGCTGGCCCTGGTGCTGGCCCCACATCTGGCCAGCCTGGTCAACCTGCATGTACTGTTGGTCAGCAGGAAAACGGGACACCTGTCATACATCTCCCTTTGCAATGCAAAACAGCATAGCTGCCTCTATAATAGACAAGCTCATGCATTTCTTTGAAGTGCATTTAAAATCACAACACACTTTACAGTAGAACAATATCACTCCTGTAAATAACAAATGTTCCTATCAAGAGACTGAACGATGCTGTCTCTTTCCAGTCCAGAACTATTGTGATCTATAATTTACCTGATGCATCCCTGGATGGTGAGGTGGGCTTTTGCCCAGCTGTACTGGCTGCACAGGCTTGGTGGGcgactgctgctgctgttgttgttgttgggccaGAGCCTGGAGCTGCACCGACTGCTGCATGGCCTGCTGGGCCTGGGAGGGCTGCTGCTGGGGAGGACCCTGTTGGCCCTGGGGGGGCCCCTGGTTCATGGCCCCCGGCCCTGCTGGCCTCTGCTGGCTGTATGGAATGTGCGACGGCTTCCCGGCCTGGACTTGGACCTGCTGGGtccaataaaaaaagtggtcaatcatttttttgtgtgattgttttttgGTTCCAATCACACTTTCATTTGTTTACACAAGGGGATATAtggccggtttcccagacagattCAACCTACAGATTCTCCACTGAAAATGCTTTTGAGTGCAGGattaggtttaatctgtgtctgggaatcTTGCCCTTAGAGTTGAGCAGAATCTCTCCCTTTACCTGCTGGGCGCCAGGCTGCTGGGGCTGGGAGGCCGGCTGTAGGAACGGCCCGGAGACAGACATGCCCGTAGAGAAGGTGAAGCCGGGGTTCATGGAGAATGCCACGGGAGGAGGGATCACATAGGCCGGAGGGGGGAAACCTGAAAAGTTCAAGATCAAGTTAGTTTAATGAATTTACATGGCAGAATACAATTGAACTGCGAACAGTTTACACATAAAACATAAGAGGGTTATTCGCTACTCTTAGATCTAAAACTGTTCAATCTAGGTATTATGATCACTGTGAGAGGTGGTGCTGGTACCTGGTCGGCTGGGCAGAGGAGGGAAGGCTCCCGGGTGGTGGATAGGGATGAACTGGGAGGAGCAGGTAGTCTGGGTCTGAGGGACTGGAGTCTTTCTGGCCTCAGACACTGGTGTCCTCATCTCCAGCTGGGCTTTCACCTGCACCAAGACACAAACTCTGGGTCAGTAAGGTAGCAAAAACCCCAGTAAACATGTCTGCGTCCTAAATggatcccatagggctctggtcaaaagtgatgcactatatagggaatagggtgccatttcggacgcacacatacatacaatcaCAGGATAGATCCCAACTTTAGAAAGAAAAACAATGCATTAGTTTGACCTGTTTCCCTGCGTCTGCAGCCTTCTCATGGCTGTTCTTCTTCACTTCACTCTTCCTCTTGCCGTCCCTCTTTTGCTCTCCTTTTCCCAGCACTCCGTTGCCTTTGCCGAAGTCCCTCCGTTCCTTCCCTGCCTCCTTCTGGTGCTGGTTGCGGCTGGGCTCCCTGCTCTGCTCCTGGGGCTTGATGTTCTCCTTGAAGGTCACCACGGGTCTCTCGCAGATCTCCAACACGCTGTTCTGGGTCTTGCCATTGGACAGGACTGACTTCAGGCCCATGTTGCCCTCGTTGGGGGTCTGCTCTCCATTGGAGGACTCCTGGAGCACCGGGGCATCCTTCTCCTGGGGCTCCTCGATGTCCAGCTCCTCAATGTCAGTGATGAACAACAGCAGACCATCGCTGAATTTGTACTGAATCAGCCTGGAATACACAGCACACCCACAGGCATTGTCACATAATGTTGCATCTTGTAGGCTATTCAAAGTAAGATGGAAACTACTGATATATTGGCACGTGGTAGTTTAGTTCATAATAGGCCTTTTCACACTGCATTGTTCTTAGTCCTGGGCTATCTTAGCCCCAGGCTAAGACTGGCCCTGGGCTAGCTTATCCTGTGTTCACACAAGCATT from Coregonus clupeaformis isolate EN_2021a chromosome 21, ASM2061545v1, whole genome shotgun sequence encodes the following:
- the LOC121535200 gene encoding protein SMG7; translation: MNLCGQYLRQAEALKADMTDSKLGAAEVWTSRQALQDLYQKMLVTDLEYALDKKVEQDLWNHAFKNQITTLQSQAKNRANPNRSEVQANLSLFLEAASGFYTQLLQELCTVFNVDLPCRVKSSQLGIISNKQTNPSTIVKPQPSSCSYICQHCLVHLGDIARYRNQTSQAESYYRHAAQLVPSNGQPYNQLAILASSKGDHLTTIFYYCRSIAVKFPFPAASTNLQKALAKAIESRDEIKTKWSVSDFIKAFIKFHGHVYLSKSLEKLNNLREKLEEQFQRLILQKAFSSQQLVHITIINLFELHQLRDFGNEADNLSFSSDDQIGWFQLLGLFMSFLGIMCSQALLNKNRGEEIMGECPLPAIKVSLDWLKLRSTVFQDSAVDKRQYVWPWLVSILNSFQPKEDDVSCASMTPLPEEFELQGFLALRPALRTLDFTKGHQGVAVDKEGLPVHARHQRLISLGKWVADNQPGLIQYKFSDGLLLFITDIEELDIEEPQEKDAPVLQESSNGEQTPNEGNMGLKSVLSNGKTQNSVLEICERPVVTFKENIKPQEQSREPSRNQHQKEAGKERRDFGKGNGVLGKGEQKRDGKRKSEVKKNSHEKAADAGKQVKAQLEMRTPVSEARKTPVPQTQTTCSSQFIPIHHPGAFPPLPSRPGFPPPAYVIPPPVAFSMNPGFTFSTGMSVSGPFLQPASQPQQPGAQQQVQVQAGKPSHIPYSQQRPAGPGAMNQGPPQGQQGPPQQQPSQAQQAMQQSVQLQALAQQQQQQQQSPTKPVQPVQLGKSPPHHPGMHQYMQVDQAGQMWGQHQGQPTMQKMQAMQVPVKQPYYGMPPQDPLKLFEQHPMQTAGQMPMQPPQQQNSLDKKMKYPDVKMQDFYWEPPYRMGDNRQMVGERMGIRPPPGVFHPDQDNSPRGPPFEDNKSSPLLPPDLLKSLSNFEEEEELLFTKPHGFYQALASPLSTAPGRNIFLTNQSRMESGPEVMGQSSSLMHLSGFPIQESSYQNNSIFSQAYGKNMAANPKA